The following is a genomic window from Manihot esculenta cultivar AM560-2 chromosome 9, M.esculenta_v8, whole genome shotgun sequence.
CTGATTTTTTGTAGCCTTGATATTATAAAGTTGCTATGTTAATATGCTGGAATGAGATGGATTGTGAATCACCTGAACtgtcaaatttttatttataaagttaTGTTCATTctcttttattctatttttgaaAGTTGAAAATTTCATTTCTCTTTCCAAAAATTGAAAGACTTATATGTTCTGGAGTTTATTtgatctatttttaaaatttaaaagactaGACTTATTTGATCacttttaatagtttaaaaatcTGTTTACATGATTATTTATATTGTAAGGATAAAATTGACTTTTTATTCGACAGGAGTTCAATTTATTTCCATTTCAAACCAATATTACAAAAATTTCAAAGAGAGAATAGTAACAAACTACTAACACCATATATTACATGACCCACCAAAACTTTATAATAAGTACTGAAAGGGAACATCAATAATACAAATGTATAGCGAGGCTATAAAAAAATGCAGATTAGTTGAGACTGGCTGGATGCTTTTCAATTGTCTTCAGAGATATGGGTATACTGCTTTGTTTTAAGCcccattttgaaaataaaagttatatgAATGAAAAcgataatgtaaaaaaaaataattaagctCAACTTAAAATAAGGTGCgttaattatttgaaattattctGCTGGTTGATCCTGGCGGCAGCAGCTATGGAAGCAGCCACACCCGTCGGATGTGTAGTGAGGAATGGATCGTTCCTCATTTCTGCTCCTGTAACCCCTTCTGCATCTTTCCTCGTGGCCGGCCTATCCGCCGGCAACTTTGAAGTCGCATCCTGCATTTATGCATTATACATGCAAATCATGCATTGTATCAATGGTAATTAAGTGAAAGATATATATGTCAATGTGCAATTACCATAAGAATGTCTGCTAGTTTTCTCTTGTCCTCGTCCCTTGCAGTCCTGGCATTGACAGTTGCTGCTGATTGTGCAGCAGCGGCCACACCACCAGGACTAATGGTGGTGCGACCGGTGGCTCTAACTTCCGCTGCTTGAATTGCCGCCGCGTCACTCCATTCAACAATCTTTTGTCCGGCTGTTAGTGCTGTGGCTTCAAGTGCTTCGCCAATGGTTATACCACCATACGGACTCCCACCTTGTTGAACGGTGGCTGGTGCTGTCTGCTGCATTAACACTCTTTGGCTTATTTTCCCAGCTATCTGCCCCATAACAAATTCACATCGACATTAGTTAAGCCCCATCAAATTTCTTGATAAGCCGCTAAAAGAAAAGAAACGAAAAAAGAACCTGTTCGGCGATTGATTCAGTCACCATACGCTTTCTAGGAGAATCAATTTCTGCGACTGCGAGGCTCAAGCCCAGATCAACAGCAGCCGAAGACGTAGCGCTCTCGGGGATCTGCATGAGATCCCTTTGGAGAGAGGAGACGTCTCCATCAAGGGATT
Proteins encoded in this region:
- the LOC110623000 gene encoding late embryogenesis abundant protein 47 translates to MSQEQPLRPQESLDGDVSSLQRDLMQIPESATSSAAVDLGLSLAVAEIDSPRKRMVTESIAEQIAGKISQRVLMQQTAPATVQQGGSPYGGITIGEALEATALTAGQKIVEWSDAAAIQAAEVRATGRTTISPGGVAAAAQSAATVNARTARDEDKRKLADILMDATSKLPADRPATRKDAEGVTGAEMRNDPFLTTHPTGVAASIAAAARINQQNNFK